Proteins co-encoded in one Verrucomicrobiota bacterium genomic window:
- a CDS encoding transcriptional repressor: MTGKEDAAQTRDTSQRRAIRAAFLKADRPLDPPQVLELAQHEKSGLGIATVYRNIKMLLEEGWLTPVELPGANTHYEVAGKAHHHHFHCRGCGKVYELMACLPHVQDLAPRGFRVTGHEVTLYGDCSKCAAA; the protein is encoded by the coding sequence ATGACAGGCAAAGAAGACGCTGCCCAGACTCGCGACACAAGCCAGCGCCGCGCCATCCGCGCGGCCTTCCTGAAGGCGGACCGGCCGTTGGACCCGCCCCAGGTTCTGGAACTGGCCCAACACGAGAAGAGCGGACTCGGCATCGCCACCGTGTATCGCAACATCAAGATGCTGCTGGAGGAAGGCTGGCTAACACCCGTCGAGCTCCCCGGCGCCAACACCCACTACGAGGTGGCCGGCAAAGCGCACCATCATCACTTCCACTGCCGCGGCTGCGGCAAAGTGTATGAACTCATGGCCTGCCTGCCGCACGTGCAGGATTTGGCCCCGCGCGGCTTCCGCGTCACAGGCCACGAAGTGACCCTCTACGGGGACTGCTCCAAGTGCGCGGCGGCGTGA